A window of the Desulfobacula toluolica Tol2 genome harbors these coding sequences:
- a CDS encoding DUF362 domain-containing protein: MTADIFFMDLEATSRENLPQKLSRLIKTAGIEKCLNEKDLTAVKIHFGEQGNTAYIRPVFIRKIIQTIKEFKATPFLTDANTLYVGTRSDSVSHIHTAIENGFSYSSMDATPIIIADGLRGKGETPVTVDQKHCKQVYIGSEIINADALVSVAHFKGHELSGFGGTLKNLGMGCASRRGKLDQHSNVSPKIKRKTCIGCGECEKHCPSGAISLKEKKAYIDKKKCIGCGECIVRCPTESVNINWNQTVPVFLEKMMEYTMGVLKNKENKKIFINFITDIAPKCDCLSYTESPIVSNIGVLASTDPVAIDQASADLVNQQQALPGTVLATNLNPGEDKFKGLYPSVDWEHQLEYAEKLKLGTRKYKLIKLETLSYKQSNHG, from the coding sequence ATGACTGCCGATATATTTTTTATGGATTTAGAGGCCACTTCCAGAGAAAATCTTCCCCAAAAACTTTCAAGACTGATCAAAACTGCCGGTATTGAAAAATGTTTAAACGAAAAAGATCTGACCGCCGTAAAAATCCATTTCGGAGAACAGGGCAATACAGCTTATATCAGACCGGTATTTATCCGGAAAATCATCCAAACCATCAAAGAATTTAAGGCAACCCCCTTTCTTACCGATGCCAACACCCTGTATGTGGGAACGCGATCAGACTCGGTGTCTCACATTCATACTGCCATTGAAAACGGATTTTCTTATTCCTCAATGGACGCAACCCCCATTATTATTGCCGACGGGTTAAGGGGAAAAGGCGAGACACCGGTTACTGTTGACCAGAAACACTGCAAACAGGTCTATATAGGCTCTGAAATCATCAATGCGGACGCACTGGTTTCAGTGGCCCATTTTAAAGGCCATGAACTTTCCGGATTTGGCGGAACTCTCAAAAATCTGGGAATGGGATGTGCCTCCAGACGGGGAAAGCTTGATCAGCATTCCAATGTGAGCCCCAAAATAAAAAGAAAAACATGTATAGGATGTGGCGAATGTGAAAAACACTGCCCTTCCGGAGCTATATCCCTGAAAGAAAAAAAAGCCTACATTGACAAAAAAAAATGTATAGGGTGCGGTGAATGCATTGTCAGGTGCCCGACTGAATCTGTAAATATCAACTGGAACCAGACGGTTCCTGTTTTCCTGGAAAAAATGATGGAATACACTATGGGGGTTCTTAAAAACAAAGAAAATAAAAAAATTTTCATCAATTTTATTACTGATATTGCTCCTAAATGCGATTGCCTGTCTTATACTGAGTCCCCTATTGTCAGCAACATCGGAGTCCTTGCATCTACAGACCCCGTAGCCATTGATCAGGCAAGTGCAGACCTTGTCAACCAGCAGCAAGCTCTTCCCGGAACTGTTCTTGCGACAAACCTGAATCCGGGTGAGGACAAATTCAAAGGACTTTATCCATCTGTTGACTGGGAGCATCAACTGGAGTATGCTGAAAAACTTAAACTGGGCACTCGAAAATATAAACTGATCAAATTAGAAACACTCTCATATAAGCAGTCAAATCACGGATAA
- a CDS encoding DUF1285 domain-containing protein, translating into MLSQERKQIIVSKEDAVFWMDKNGNWNNEHGKFEHPKIIKYFNSSIKKDENGYYVHQVSDEVEEKVYFNYEDTALFVVDIKEKEGMFFVLNNNDTVEFDSEQLFIKDDNLYFQTSEHRVKFTPRALLKISKFMEEKNGQLSFVINGKTHHVE; encoded by the coding sequence ATGTTGTCACAAGAGCGTAAACAGATTATTGTATCAAAAGAAGATGCTGTTTTCTGGATGGATAAAAACGGTAACTGGAATAATGAACACGGAAAATTTGAACACCCTAAAATCATAAAATATTTTAATTCATCCATAAAAAAAGATGAAAACGGGTACTATGTTCATCAGGTAAGCGATGAGGTTGAAGAAAAAGTATATTTTAACTATGAAGATACAGCACTATTCGTGGTTGATATAAAAGAAAAAGAAGGAATGTTTTTTGTTTTAAATAACAATGACACAGTTGAGTTTGATTCGGAACAACTTTTTATCAAAGATGATAACCTCTATTTTCAAACTTCTGAACACAGGGTTAAATTTACCCCGCGCGCATTGTTAAAAATCTCAAAATTCATGGAAGAAAAAAATGGGCAATTGTCTTTTGTCATAAACGGCAAGACTCATCATGTTGAATAA
- a CDS encoding amidophosphoribosyltransferase, whose amino-acid sequence MGGFFGCAFKRSCNKELFYGTDYLSHLGTKRGGMATVDKKEFQRTIHNLENAYFRSKFESDIDKLTGNMGIGVISDTDSQPIIIHSHLGKFAVVTVGRISNLDELAQQAFLQNIHFAETSQGDINPTELVAILISQKESFEEGIANAQSKIKGSCSMLILTDSGIYAARDKLGRTPIVIGKGEDAYAASSESSAFSNLGFEVEHYVGPNEIIKITPEGIEQVQPPGKEMQVCSFLWVYYGYPASSYEGINTEKVRYNCGAALAKRETENVDLVAGIPDSGIGHAIGFANASKVPFMRPYVKYTPTWPRSFMPQNQDMRDLVARMKLIPVRELIEGKRIIFCDDSVVRGTQLKENTQILYEYGAKEVHMRVACPSLIHPCEFLNFSTSRSTLDLAGRKAIYDIEGTEDIDLTDYAVDGSEKHSAMIGRIIDRLNLSSIRFQKLDDLVAAIGLPKNKLCTHCWDGSSHF is encoded by the coding sequence ATGGGTGGTTTTTTCGGCTGTGCTTTTAAAAGGTCGTGCAATAAAGAGCTTTTTTATGGGACAGATTATTTGTCACACTTAGGAACCAAACGCGGTGGCATGGCGACTGTGGATAAAAAAGAATTTCAGAGGACAATTCATAACCTTGAAAATGCATATTTCAGATCAAAATTTGAGTCGGATATTGATAAACTGACCGGAAATATGGGAATAGGGGTCATCAGTGATACCGATTCCCAGCCGATTATCATTCATTCTCATCTTGGAAAATTTGCTGTTGTTACAGTGGGTAGAATTTCAAATCTTGATGAGCTTGCCCAGCAAGCATTTTTACAGAATATTCATTTTGCGGAAACCAGCCAGGGTGATATCAATCCCACAGAGCTTGTAGCAATTCTGATCAGCCAGAAAGAGTCTTTTGAGGAAGGCATTGCAAATGCCCAGTCAAAGATTAAAGGGTCCTGTTCAATGCTGATTTTAACTGATTCAGGAATCTATGCTGCAAGAGATAAGTTGGGCAGAACTCCCATTGTGATAGGCAAAGGCGAGGATGCCTATGCAGCCAGTTCCGAATCAAGTGCATTTTCAAATCTTGGTTTTGAGGTGGAGCATTATGTCGGCCCAAATGAAATCATAAAAATAACACCCGAAGGGATTGAACAGGTTCAGCCGCCGGGTAAAGAGATGCAGGTTTGTTCATTTTTATGGGTATACTATGGCTATCCGGCATCTTCTTATGAAGGAATTAATACGGAAAAGGTAAGGTATAATTGTGGTGCGGCCCTGGCCAAAAGAGAAACTGAAAACGTGGATCTTGTAGCGGGTATACCTGATTCCGGTATCGGACATGCCATTGGATTTGCCAATGCCAGCAAGGTTCCTTTTATGCGGCCTTATGTGAAGTACACGCCCACCTGGCCCAGAAGCTTTATGCCCCAGAACCAGGACATGAGAGATCTTGTGGCCAGGATGAAACTGATTCCCGTAAGAGAACTTATTGAGGGAAAGCGTATTATATTTTGTGATGATTCTGTTGTAAGGGGCACCCAGTTAAAAGAAAATACACAGATTTTATATGAATATGGTGCAAAGGAAGTTCATATGCGAGTTGCCTGCCCAAGCCTTATACACCCCTGTGAGTTTTTGAATTTTTCAACCTCACGATCAACCCTTGACCTTGCGGGCAGGAAAGCTATTTATGATATTGAAGGAACTGAAGATATTGATTTGACAGATTATGCCGTGGATGGATCTGAAAAACATTCAGCCATGATCGGCAGAATTATTGACCGGTTAAACCTGAGCAGCATCAGGTTCCAGAAACTGGATGATCTGGTTGCTGCCATTGGTCTTCCCAAAAATAAACTTTGTACACACTGCTGGGATGGCTCCAGTCATTTTTAG
- a CDS encoding M48 family metallopeptidase — protein MNPIKSFFIFLSFLLFFSFPLSNSLAISIPEENEVAKKFMTMIQKQQKILNDPIANHMIRQVGNHILSFLPPQPFKYSFYIVNDDVFNAFAGPGAHIFAYRGLITSLDSIDELAGIIGHEIAHAASRHVSESIDRSKFISIGSLAGMLAGAIIGSQSGSDSDAGATLMKGSMAIGQTAMLAFTRENETEADEKGIMFLKRSCFSPEGLQSGLMKIRALDFRGTEGIPDYVKTHPGTASRIAHVETILSDYIPPENKADCDTDFRFNMVKYRLLGLYAEIKPTFNTLNTQLKDNPSGTDAAAIHYGLGLVYARKSMREQAIFHLKKALSINIFDPMILVELGRIYLMNGEPQKALNTLKGIESEPVMGVMAKFHQAAAHLELRNLSTAKDLFNNVLNQAPETYPKAYYHLANILSLEKKKGLSHYYLGLYYAEINNNKTAIIHLNKALEHLKDKDDIKKAKDRLHQLKKEFSKNREKEQH, from the coding sequence ATGAATCCCATTAAATCTTTTTTTATTTTTTTAAGCTTTCTTTTGTTCTTTTCATTTCCTTTGAGCAACAGTCTTGCCATATCCATTCCGGAAGAAAATGAAGTTGCCAAAAAATTCATGACAATGATACAAAAGCAGCAGAAGATATTGAATGATCCCATTGCCAATCATATGATAAGACAGGTTGGCAACCATATTCTGTCTTTTCTGCCGCCCCAGCCCTTTAAATATTCATTTTACATTGTAAACGATGACGTTTTTAATGCATTTGCAGGCCCGGGTGCCCATATTTTTGCCTATCGGGGGTTGATTACATCCCTTGATTCCATTGATGAGCTTGCAGGCATCATTGGACATGAGATTGCCCATGCTGCCAGCCGTCATGTATCCGAATCCATTGACCGCTCAAAATTTATCAGTATCGGGAGCCTTGCAGGAATGCTGGCAGGTGCCATCATCGGCAGCCAATCAGGTTCCGATAGTGATGCCGGTGCCACACTTATGAAAGGGTCCATGGCCATCGGCCAGACTGCCATGCTCGCCTTTACCCGGGAAAATGAAACAGAAGCCGATGAAAAAGGGATTATGTTTTTAAAAAGAAGCTGTTTCTCACCAGAAGGTCTTCAATCAGGCCTGATGAAAATAAGGGCCTTGGACTTTCGGGGAACAGAAGGAATACCGGATTATGTCAAAACCCATCCTGGAACAGCCAGCAGGATTGCCCATGTTGAAACTATTTTATCCGACTATATCCCGCCTGAAAACAAGGCTGACTGCGATACTGATTTCAGATTTAATATGGTAAAATACAGACTTTTAGGGCTTTATGCAGAAATTAAACCCACATTTAACACATTAAATACCCAATTAAAAGACAACCCTTCAGGCACTGATGCTGCCGCTATCCATTATGGTCTGGGTCTTGTTTATGCCAGAAAATCCATGAGAGAACAAGCTATCTTTCATCTGAAAAAAGCGCTTTCCATCAATATTTTCGATCCAATGATCCTTGTTGAACTGGGCAGGATCTATCTGATGAATGGTGAGCCCCAAAAAGCACTCAACACCCTTAAAGGAATTGAGTCAGAACCTGTCATGGGGGTGATGGCCAAATTTCATCAGGCTGCAGCACACCTTGAACTGCGTAATCTGTCAACGGCAAAAGATCTTTTCAATAATGTTTTAAACCAGGCACCTGAAACTTATCCCAAAGCATACTACCACCTGGCAAATATTTTGTCCCTTGAAAAGAAAAAAGGCCTTTCCCATTATTATCTGGGCCTGTATTATGCTGAAATTAACAATAATAAAACCGCTATTATCCATTTAAACAAGGCATTAGAACATTTAAAGGATAAGGACGACATCAAAAAGGCAAAAGACCGCCTCCATCAATTGAAAAAAGAATTTTCCAAAAACCGGGAAAAAGAACAGCATTAA
- a CDS encoding Crp/Fnr family transcriptional regulator, whose translation MGDLKDILTTSSVFSSLEKTDIERLEALFDRREIHPGDILAQAENKAEYFFLLGKGTVLLAMDKGKGVVLKTPGDFIGMELLSVKGIYKTTLSVLEKGYVFAVSRNDFLTVIREDSACAEAIMNAWQVYLDNTASFAKNIEDISLPEQF comes from the coding sequence ATGGGCGATCTTAAAGACATTCTAACCACATCATCAGTTTTCAGTTCTCTTGAAAAAACTGATATTGAAAGGCTGGAAGCACTTTTTGACAGACGTGAAATACATCCGGGAGATATCCTTGCACAAGCTGAAAATAAGGCAGAGTACTTTTTTCTATTAGGAAAAGGAACTGTTCTGCTGGCTATGGATAAAGGCAAGGGTGTTGTTTTGAAAACACCCGGGGATTTTATCGGGATGGAACTCTTGTCTGTCAAGGGGATATATAAAACCACTTTAAGCGTCCTTGAAAAAGGATATGTGTTTGCGGTGTCGCGGAATGATTTTTTAACCGTTATCAGGGAGGATTCGGCTTGTGCAGAGGCCATTATGAATGCCTGGCAGGTGTATCTTGATAACACCGCATCATTTGCAAAAAATATTGAAGACATAAGTCTTCCTGAACAATTTTAA
- a CDS encoding DUF3334 family protein, which yields MSKPIISIDEISKIFLKSARQTLEATTKQNITYSSTIQKTPKISMKPDLTCFVQFNGDYNGLVVMNFSADAAFAIYESYMTAMGMPKEELASTVASPEVTDTIGEITNQVMGHLIQEVEEHYNLNTVLGQPKALTLNSSITLVIDSDYGENRRLSFKIGNYSFRIEIAMEHAEFIII from the coding sequence ATGTCCAAACCAATAATATCCATTGATGAAATCTCAAAAATATTTTTAAAATCTGCCCGACAGACCCTTGAAGCCACCACCAAACAGAATATAACCTATTCTTCAACCATCCAGAAAACACCTAAAATTTCCATGAAACCCGATCTGACCTGTTTTGTCCAGTTCAATGGAGATTATAATGGACTTGTGGTGATGAACTTTTCAGCTGATGCCGCATTTGCAATCTATGAATCCTATATGACGGCCATGGGAATGCCCAAAGAGGAACTTGCCTCAACAGTTGCCTCCCCGGAAGTTACGGATACCATCGGCGAGATTACCAACCAGGTCATGGGTCATCTGATCCAGGAAGTTGAAGAACACTACAACCTGAATACCGTCTTGGGACAACCCAAAGCCCTTACCCTGAACAGCTCCATCACCCTTGTCATTGATTCCGATTACGGCGAAAACCGTAGATTGTCTTTTAAAATAGGCAATTACAGTTTCCGGATTGAGATTGCAATGGAACATGCCGAATTTATAATCATTTAA
- a CDS encoding cytidylate kinase-like family protein, translating to MTQSSKETVYKPGYYGKKRLSISAWTDSNIKKWSKDQENKKQEEKKPAVYNSICFSRQIGVGALEIADLLSEIIQYRVIDREILEHMAKDTELTQKIIAFYDERYPGKMSELFSMLIHEKTFIKSDYARQLAKTVTALANTEPTIFVGRGTHLILPRNSVLAVRFICSNEYRVERLAKMMDMNPSKAEKQLKIIDNEQHQFFKTVYQKKEAPAEEFDLVINRDYITEADQAAQIVACAYKQKFG from the coding sequence ATGACTCAAAGTTCAAAAGAAACCGTTTATAAACCTGGATATTATGGTAAAAAAAGACTGAGTATATCAGCCTGGACAGATTCTAATATCAAAAAATGGAGCAAAGATCAGGAGAATAAAAAACAGGAAGAAAAAAAACCAGCAGTATACAATAGTATTTGTTTTTCACGGCAAATTGGAGTGGGTGCCCTGGAAATTGCAGACCTTCTGTCTGAAATCATCCAATATCGTGTGATTGACAGAGAAATTCTGGAACATATGGCAAAAGATACCGAACTGACTCAAAAAATAATTGCATTTTATGATGAACGCTATCCCGGTAAAATGAGCGAATTATTCTCCATGCTCATCCATGAAAAAACCTTTATCAAAAGTGATTATGCAAGACAATTGGCAAAGACAGTCACAGCCCTGGCCAATACCGAGCCAACCATTTTCGTGGGCAGGGGAACCCATCTGATCCTGCCCCGTAATAGTGTTTTAGCTGTAAGATTTATATGCAGCAATGAATACCGGGTGGAACGTCTTGCCAAAATGATGGATATGAACCCGTCAAAGGCTGAAAAACAGTTAAAGATAATTGACAATGAACAACATCAATTTTTTAAAACTGTTTATCAGAAAAAAGAAGCGCCTGCCGAAGAATTTGACCTGGTAATCAACCGGGACTATATTACAGAGGCAGATCAGGCCGCCCAAATAGTGGCGTGTGCATACAAACAAAAATTCGGATAA
- a CDS encoding OadG family protein, which produces MYGIEAINANNGWAISIVGVSIVFSGLVTLSLVISRLYKVLALWENPSLIKEFFSAKKPEDDFEEVSIDIPAEMKVEDIKDLAGFKEVAKQFALLVRTMEDHFSLSRLLHLAKTSDLKDPHENLNNLLATRIIISDGAGLFTWDKERFDKAVS; this is translated from the coding sequence TTGTACGGAATAGAAGCAATTAATGCCAACAACGGGTGGGCTATTTCCATTGTCGGTGTATCAATCGTATTTTCAGGCCTGGTCACGCTTTCTTTGGTGATCTCTAGACTCTACAAGGTTCTTGCCTTGTGGGAAAACCCTTCTTTGATCAAAGAGTTTTTTTCGGCAAAAAAGCCGGAAGATGATTTTGAAGAAGTATCGATAGATATACCAGCGGAAATGAAGGTAGAGGATATCAAGGATCTGGCTGGTTTTAAGGAGGTTGCCAAACAATTTGCTCTTCTTGTGAGGACCATGGAAGATCATTTTTCATTGTCCAGGCTGCTTCATCTTGCCAAGACCAGTGATTTAAAAGATCCCCATGAGAATTTGAATAATCTTCTGGCAACACGGATAATTATTTCCGATGGAGCAGGGCTTTTCACCTGGGATAAAGAGCGGTTTGATAAAGCTGTTTCATGA
- a CDS encoding sodium ion-translocating decarboxylase subunit beta: MDALFLDFFQNTGFYLCDYRNIIMIVVGLVFVYLGIAKDYEPLLLVPIGFGMLVGNIPIFIGLGLGIYEPNSVLHYLYFGVTQGIYPPLIFLGIGAMTDFSTLLARPVLMLLGAAAQAGIFITFLGALALGFEPLEAASIGIIGGADGPTAIFLTAKLAPHLIGPIAVAAYSYMALVPVIQPPIMKLLTTRKERLIRMEEPRDVTKREKIIFPVVAFLLCCFIAPAALPLLGMLCFGNVLKEAVVTERLANTARNSLIDIATILLGLTVGASTQGDVFLTPSSVGIFALGAFSFALATACGLLFAKFMNLFLKSKINPLLGAAGVSAVPDSARVVQIVGQREDPTNFLLMHAMAPNVSGVIGSAIAAGVLWSLML; this comes from the coding sequence ATGGATGCGTTATTTTTAGATTTTTTTCAAAACACAGGTTTTTATCTGTGTGATTACCGTAATATTATCATGATCGTTGTTGGGCTGGTGTTTGTCTATCTCGGCATTGCCAAGGATTATGAACCATTGCTTTTAGTGCCCATCGGGTTTGGTATGCTGGTTGGAAATATTCCGATTTTTATTGGGCTGGGATTAGGGATTTATGAACCCAATTCAGTGCTTCATTATCTGTATTTCGGTGTTACCCAGGGTATTTATCCCCCGCTCATTTTTCTGGGGATCGGTGCTATGACTGATTTTTCAACTCTGTTGGCCAGGCCGGTTCTTATGCTGCTGGGTGCGGCTGCCCAGGCAGGTATTTTTATTACATTTTTAGGGGCACTGGCCCTTGGGTTTGAGCCGCTTGAAGCTGCTTCCATCGGTATTATCGGTGGCGCTGACGGTCCTACCGCTATATTTTTAACGGCAAAACTGGCACCGCATTTGATTGGCCCCATTGCCGTGGCTGCCTATTCTTACATGGCTCTGGTTCCCGTTATCCAGCCGCCGATCATGAAGCTTTTGACAACCCGCAAAGAACGTCTGATTCGAATGGAAGAACCAAGGGATGTTACAAAAAGAGAAAAAATTATTTTTCCTGTTGTTGCATTTCTTCTTTGCTGCTTTATAGCACCTGCCGCCCTTCCGCTGCTTGGAATGCTCTGTTTTGGAAATGTTTTAAAAGAGGCTGTTGTAACTGAAAGGCTTGCCAATACGGCAAGAAATTCACTCATTGATATTGCCACCATACTATTGGGACTTACAGTTGGTGCCAGTACCCAGGGTGATGTTTTCCTTACTCCAAGTTCAGTTGGTATATTTGCTCTTGGCGCGTTTTCATTTGCCTTGGCAACCGCATGCGGCCTGCTTTTTGCAAAATTCATGAATCTGTTTTTAAAATCCAAGATCAATCCGTTGTTAGGCGCTGCCGGAGTTTCTGCCGTACCGGATTCAGCCCGTGTTGTTCAAATCGTTGGTCAAAGAGAAGATCCGACTAACTTTTTGCTGATGCATGCTATGGCACCCAATGTGTCCGGTGTTATCGGCTCAGCCATTGCTGCGGGTGTATTATGGAGCCTGATGCTTTGA
- a CDS encoding SDR family oxidoreductase → MSNISINIKSADTMNKDELEILAALRGCIPFLEKLADRSELLACLPDQERIALITAAGKISRPDRAEIKKRKKDRKRQKRLAIVEKERRMRAGTGIRKARQSDVFTAPRQISFQERQTDKKANEQHLETPRNCYVCKAEFTRLHHFYDAMCPECAELNYQKRFQTASLKGQVALITGSRLKIGYQATLMMLKAGARVIATTRFPNDSALRFSREPDFSQWGHRLQVYGLDLRHTPSVELFCDYIKQNYQRLDILINNAAQTVRRPPGFYAHLMENETAAVTQLPKDAQSLLGQYQTCISRLEYGQTENVGTEKALPVTWNGTAPGVGLRMSARLSQIPYSYDHTLDVPKAFPAEKLDADLQQVDLRKTNSWRLRLGDIQTSEMLEIQLVNSVAPFVLCNRLADLMKQDYTGQKHIVNVSAMEGKFLRFKKGSRHPHTNMAKAALNMLTHTAASDLAKYGIFMNAVDTGWVTDEDPAVLARLKQDRHDFQPPLDIVDGAARICDPFFHGILTGKHWCGRFLKDYFPIDW, encoded by the coding sequence GTGAGCAACATCAGTATAAATATAAAGAGTGCAGATACAATGAACAAAGACGAACTGGAAATTTTGGCAGCCTTGCGCGGTTGTATTCCTTTTTTGGAAAAACTTGCGGACCGGTCCGAACTTCTGGCTTGCCTGCCGGATCAAGAACGGATTGCCCTGATCACTGCGGCCGGAAAAATATCCAGACCTGACCGGGCGGAAATTAAAAAACGCAAAAAAGACAGAAAACGACAAAAGCGCCTTGCCATTGTGGAAAAAGAGCGTCGGATGAGAGCGGGTACAGGGATTCGCAAGGCCAGGCAATCTGATGTGTTTACCGCTCCGCGACAGATTTCATTCCAGGAAAGGCAAACCGATAAAAAAGCAAATGAACAGCATCTGGAAACACCGAGGAACTGCTATGTGTGCAAAGCTGAATTTACACGGCTGCATCATTTTTATGATGCCATGTGCCCGGAATGTGCGGAACTCAATTATCAGAAACGTTTCCAGACGGCATCCTTAAAAGGGCAGGTGGCATTGATAACAGGCTCACGGCTAAAGATCGGTTACCAGGCCACCTTGATGATGCTCAAGGCCGGGGCAAGGGTGATTGCCACCACCCGTTTCCCCAACGACTCTGCCCTTCGGTTTTCCAGGGAGCCTGATTTTTCCCAATGGGGACACAGGCTCCAGGTTTACGGGCTGGATCTTCGCCACACCCCCAGTGTGGAGTTGTTTTGTGATTATATCAAGCAAAACTATCAGCGCCTGGATATTCTCATCAACAATGCAGCCCAGACAGTAAGGCGGCCACCCGGGTTTTATGCCCATCTCATGGAAAATGAAACAGCAGCGGTGACCCAGTTGCCAAAGGATGCCCAGTCACTTCTGGGTCAGTACCAGACCTGTATTTCCCGGCTGGAATACGGGCAGACAGAAAATGTGGGTACGGAAAAGGCACTGCCTGTTACCTGGAACGGCACTGCGCCCGGCGTGGGTTTGCGCATGTCTGCCCGGCTGTCCCAGATTCCTTATTCCTATGATCATACCCTGGATGTGCCAAAGGCCTTTCCCGCAGAAAAGCTGGATGCAGACCTCCAGCAGGTGGATCTTCGGAAAACCAATTCCTGGCGGTTGAGGCTGGGGGATATCCAGACTTCGGAAATGCTGGAAATTCAACTGGTCAATTCCGTGGCTCCTTTTGTTTTGTGCAATCGGCTGGCAGACTTGATGAAACAGGATTACACAGGGCAAAAACACATTGTCAATGTTTCTGCCATGGAAGGCAAGTTTTTGCGGTTCAAAAAAGGCAGCCGACATCCCCATACAAATATGGCAAAGGCTGCATTGAATATGCTCACCCATACGGCAGCAAGTGATCTGGCTAAATACGGGATTTTTATGAATGCAGTGGATACAGGCTGGGTAACGGATGAAGATCCTGCTGTCCTGGCAAGACTCAAGCAGGATCGCCATGATTTTCAGCCTCCTTTGGATATTGTGGATGGTGCGGCAAGGATATGTGACCCGTTTTTTCACGGGATATTGACGGGTAAACACTGGTGCGGGAGATTTTTAAAAGATTATTTCCCAATTGACTGGTAG